A part of Saccopteryx bilineata isolate mSacBil1 chromosome 10, mSacBil1_pri_phased_curated, whole genome shotgun sequence genomic DNA contains:
- the LOC136314313 gene encoding LOW QUALITY PROTEIN: zinc finger protein with KRAB and SCAN domains 7-like (The sequence of the model RefSeq protein was modified relative to this genomic sequence to represent the inferred CDS: deleted 2 bases in 1 codon), which yields MESSELPPRQEISKGSEPPAGTSGGLDGVVAGGPEAGEACEDAFGKPEAQPSEEEGSRLERDPLEITGEDKIKSTKDGGADDKALGEHLTLPSSPAELHTLKSQKFYQCDECGKAFDRSSHLIGHQRIHTGEKPYECNECGKTFRQTSQLIVHLRIHTGEKPYECSRCGKTYRHSSHLVQHQRLHNGEKPYKCNECGKAFNESSKLDDHQRTHTGEKPYECSECGTAFTWSKNLVRHQVLHTGKKPYKCNECGKAFCSNRNLMDHQRIHTGEKPYECIECGKAFSRNKCLIRHKSLHTGDKLYKCRECGKAFNQNSHLIIHQRIHTGEKPYECNECGKVFSYSSSLMVHQRTHTGEKPYKCNSCGKAFSDSSQLIVHQRVHTGEKPYECIECGKAFSQRSTFNHHQRTHTGEKHSGLIQSVL from the exons ATGGAGAGTTCAGAGTTGCCTCCGAGGCAGGAAATTTCTAAAGGATCAGAGCCACCTGCTGGGACATCAGGAGGCCTAGATGGGGTGGTGGCTGGGGGACCAGAGGCTGGAGAGGCCTGTGAAGATGCGTTCGGGAAGCCAGAGGCGCAGCCCTCggaggaggaagggagcagaCTGGAAAGGGACCCCTTGGAAATAACAGGTGAGGATAAAATCAAATCCACCAAAGATGGAGGTGCGGACGATAAGGCACTTGGGGAACATCTGACTCTGCCTTCCAGTCCTGCAGAACTTCACACTCTGAAGTCACAGAAATTCTATCAGTGTGATGAATGTGGCAAAGCTTTCGATCGGAGTTCACACCTCATTGGCCACCAGAGAatccacactggagagaagccctatgagtGTAACGAGTGTGGTAAGACCTTCAGGCAGACGTCTCAGCTCATAGTGCATCTCAGAATCCACACAGGGGAAAAGCCCTATGAGTGCAGCAGGTGTGGGAAGACCTATCGGCACAGCTCCCATCTCGTTCAACACCAGAGACTCCATAATGGGGAGAAACCATATAAGTGTAATGAGTGTGGGAAAGCTTTTAATGAGAGTTCTAAACTCGATGACCACCAGAGAACCCATACTGGGGAAAAACCTTATGAATGCAGTGAGTGTGGAACAGCATTTACTTGGAGTAAAAATCTTGTCCGACATCAGGTACttcacactgga aaaaaaccctacaaatgTAACGAGTGTGGGAAAGCTTTCTGTTCTAACAGAAATCTTATGGACCATCAGAGAATCCACACTGGGGAGAAGCCTTATGAGTGTAttgaatgtggcaaagccttcagTCGGAATAAATGTCTTATTCGACATAAAAGCCTCCACACTGGGGATAAGCTATACAAATGTAgggagtgtgggaaagccttcaatcAAAACTCACACCTCATTATACACCAGAGAATTCACACTGGTGAGAAACCTTATGAATGTAACGAGTGTGGCAAGGTCTTCAGTTACAGCTCCAGTCTAATGGTACATCAGAgaactcatactggagagaaaccctataaatgtaacagttgtgggaaagcctttagtgACAGCTCACAACTCATCGTGCACCAGAGAGTTCACACTGgcgagaaaccctatgaatgtattgagtgtgggaaagccttcagtcagCGTTCCACTTTCAATCACCACCAGCgaactcacactggagagaagcacTCAGGTCTGATTCAGTCAGTTTTATAA